One window from the genome of Prionailurus viverrinus isolate Anna unplaced genomic scaffold, UM_Priviv_1.0 scaffold_49, whole genome shotgun sequence encodes:
- the LOC125159345 gene encoding predicted GPI-anchored protein 58 isoform X7, with the protein MRGESALDSNPGSATWTVTCRKMETPVPNLQPSSMVTKRSGGQGRQMENRCGSFLHLSAHGLPQGPPSVHPLFSSLPSWLKCIGLLLGAPTASHGSQMDEQMTGWTQNPRGLTHGRCLANAAPPLAPWRGGTRRAGHCYSSPGCSPDGKQKCPGVPWQSGQIPRGARWDRHGAQPPSRCDAHAPCPPPAAPGSHAAAAAAAPAPPAPRPLPARLPALLLALDRGGRTASQNAPPESGAQGPGPGPWGRPPQRAASAEVPREGCRSQEEAAGVWKCQASEEVRQEGRSLTARGLAPLLLTDEEAPVPDPSSCVGSPPAFPGVCFLCSFPGEIAPSPGLL; encoded by the exons ATGCGTGGGGAGTCAGCCCTGGAttccaatcctggctctgccacgtGGACGGTGACCTGTCGGAAAATGGAGACCCCGGTGCCCAACCTGCAGCCCAGCTCAATGGTCACGAAAAggtctggggggcaggggcggcaGATGGAAAACAGGTGTGGCTCTTTCCTTCATCTGTCTGCGCACGGACTTCCCCAAGGTCCCCCCTCAGTGCacccccttttctcctctttgcccTCCTGGCTTAAGTGCATTGGTCTCTTACTGGGTGCCCCCACAGCGTCCCATGGATCCcagatggatgaacagatgaCTGGATGGACTCAAAACCCCCGGGGTCTGACCCACGGGAGGTGCTTGGCCAATgccgcccctcccctggccccttgGCGGGGCGGGACACGGCGGGCCGGCCACTGCTACTCAAGTCCTGGATGCAGCCCAGATGGGAAGCAGAAGTGCCCCGGGGTGCCCTGGCAATCAGGCCAGATCCCCCGTGGGGCGCGCTGGGACCGGCACGGGGCCCAGCCGCCCTCCCGCTGCGACGCGCATGCTCCATGTCCCCCACCCGCCGCGCCTGGTTcccacgccgccgccgccgccgccgccccggccccgcccgctcCCCGCCCGCTCCCCGCCCGCCTCCCGGCCCTGCTCCTGGCTCTAGACAGAGGAGGACGGACAGCCTCGCAGAACGCGCCTCCTGAGAGCGGCGCCCAGGGACCAG gcccagggccctggggccgACCCCCCCAGCGGGCTGCAAGCGCTGAGGTCCCCAGGGAAGGCTGCCGGAGCCAGGAGGAGGCAGCCGGGGTCTGGAAGTGCCAGGCCTCAGAGGAAGTCCGCCAGGAAGGAAGAAGCCTGACTGCAAGAGGCCTGGCGCCACTCCTCCTCACAGATGAAGAAGCCCCAGTTCCTGATCCCAGTTCCTGTGTGGGGTCGCCTCCTGCCTTTCCTggggtttgttttctgtgttcttttcctgGGGAAATAGCCCCATCTCCTGGTCTTCTGTAG
- the LOC125159345 gene encoding uncharacterized protein LOC125159345 isoform X1, which yields MRGESALDSNPGSATWTVTCRKMETPVPNLQPSSMVTKRSGGQGRQMENRCGSFLHLSAHGLPQGPPSVHPLFSSLPSWLKCIGLLLGAPTASHGSQMDEQMTGWTQNPRGLTHGRCLANAAPPLAPWRGGTRRAGHCYSSPGCSPDGKQKCPGVPWQSGQIPRGARWDRHGAQPPSRCDAHAPCPPPAAPGSHAAAAAAAPAPPAPRPLPARLPALLLALDRGGRTASQNAPPESGAQGPGGVVCVCWEFFCKDPDLRGKGVSSGASGDGWKVGVQGSCPHGKKGMRKRKPRLTGGGQDSLSGGPPPRCRYRLKTCPCTSSRQDGSFWTSVKGSSLQESVAGELPPFGVTGLHCTEFTSFCSLSQARPRGPGEEERLVLQPESIQKGAGVPPPPLQLTATHCDSLRLTAIHCLRGCRGPVSSISSLQI from the exons ATGCGTGGGGAGTCAGCCCTGGAttccaatcctggctctgccacgtGGACGGTGACCTGTCGGAAAATGGAGACCCCGGTGCCCAACCTGCAGCCCAGCTCAATGGTCACGAAAAggtctggggggcaggggcggcaGATGGAAAACAGGTGTGGCTCTTTCCTTCATCTGTCTGCGCACGGACTTCCCCAAGGTCCCCCCTCAGTGCacccccttttctcctctttgcccTCCTGGCTTAAGTGCATTGGTCTCTTACTGGGTGCCCCCACAGCGTCCCATGGATCCcagatggatgaacagatgaCTGGATGGACTCAAAACCCCCGGGGTCTGACCCACGGGAGGTGCTTGGCCAATgccgcccctcccctggccccttgGCGGGGCGGGACACGGCGGGCCGGCCACTGCTACTCAAGTCCTGGATGCAGCCCAGATGGGAAGCAGAAGTGCCCCGGGGTGCCCTGGCAATCAGGCCAGATCCCCCGTGGGGCGCGCTGGGACCGGCACGGGGCCCAGCCGCCCTCCCGCTGCGACGCGCATGCTCCATGTCCCCCACCCGCCGCGCCTGGTTcccacgccgccgccgccgccgccgccccggccccgcccgctcCCCGCCCGCTCCCCGCCCGCCTCCCGGCCCTGCTCCTGGCTCTAGACAGAGGAGGACGGACAGCCTCGCAGAACGCGCCTCCTGAGAGCGGCGCCCAGGGACCAG GTGGagtggtatgtgtgtgttgggagttTTTCTGTAAGGACCCTGACCTGAGAGGAAAAGGGGTCAGCAGTGGAGCTTCCGGGGATGGCTGGAAAGTCGGGGTGCAGGGGTCCTGCCCCcatgggaagaaaggaatgagaaagaggAAGCCAAGGCTCACCGGAGGTGGGCAGGACTCCCTGTCTGGCGGCCCACCGCCCAG GTGCCGGTATCGTTTGAAGACGTGCCCGTGTActtcatcaagacaggatggaAGCTTCTGGACCTCAGTCAAAGGATCCTCTCTACAAGAGAGTGTTGCTGGAGAACTACCGCCATTTGGTGTCACTGG gcTGCACTGTACAGAGTTTACCAGTTTCTGTTCCTTGAGCCAAGCCAGGCCAAGAGGCCCAGGAGAAGAAGAGCGTTTGGTTTTGCAGCCTGAATCAATCCAGAAAGGAGctggggtgcccccccccccgctgcaaCTCACTGCAACTCACTGCGACTCACTGCGACTCACTGCGATCCACTGCCTGCGGGGCTGCAGGGGGCCTGtttcctccatttcttctctcCAGATTTAA
- the LOC125159345 gene encoding uncharacterized protein LOC125159345 isoform X10, translated as MRGESALDSNPGSATWTVTCRKMETPVPNLQPSSMVTKRSGGQGRQMENRCGSFLHLSAHGLPQGPPSVHPLFSSLPSWLKCIGLLLGAPTASHGSQMDEQMTGWTQNPRGLTHGRCLANAAPPLAPWRGGTRRAGHCYSSPGCSPDGKQKCPGVPWQSGQIPRGARWDRHGAQPPSRCDAHAPCPPPAAPGSHAAAAAAAPAPPAPRPLPARLPALLLALDRGGRTASQNAPPESGAQGPGGVVCVCWEFFCKDPDLRGKGVSSGASGDGWKVGVQGSCPHGKKGMRKRKPRLTGGGQDSLSGGPPPSLFVPPRWQPFS; from the exons ATGCGTGGGGAGTCAGCCCTGGAttccaatcctggctctgccacgtGGACGGTGACCTGTCGGAAAATGGAGACCCCGGTGCCCAACCTGCAGCCCAGCTCAATGGTCACGAAAAggtctggggggcaggggcggcaGATGGAAAACAGGTGTGGCTCTTTCCTTCATCTGTCTGCGCACGGACTTCCCCAAGGTCCCCCCTCAGTGCacccccttttctcctctttgcccTCCTGGCTTAAGTGCATTGGTCTCTTACTGGGTGCCCCCACAGCGTCCCATGGATCCcagatggatgaacagatgaCTGGATGGACTCAAAACCCCCGGGGTCTGACCCACGGGAGGTGCTTGGCCAATgccgcccctcccctggccccttgGCGGGGCGGGACACGGCGGGCCGGCCACTGCTACTCAAGTCCTGGATGCAGCCCAGATGGGAAGCAGAAGTGCCCCGGGGTGCCCTGGCAATCAGGCCAGATCCCCCGTGGGGCGCGCTGGGACCGGCACGGGGCCCAGCCGCCCTCCCGCTGCGACGCGCATGCTCCATGTCCCCCACCCGCCGCGCCTGGTTcccacgccgccgccgccgccgccgccccggccccgcccgctcCCCGCCCGCTCCCCGCCCGCCTCCCGGCCCTGCTCCTGGCTCTAGACAGAGGAGGACGGACAGCCTCGCAGAACGCGCCTCCTGAGAGCGGCGCCCAGGGACCAG GTGGagtggtatgtgtgtgttgggagttTTTCTGTAAGGACCCTGACCTGAGAGGAAAAGGGGTCAGCAGTGGAGCTTCCGGGGATGGCTGGAAAGTCGGGGTGCAGGGGTCCTGCCCCcatgggaagaaaggaatgagaaagaggAAGCCAAGGCTCACCGGAGGTGGGCAGGACTCCCTGTCTGGCGGCCCACCGCCCAG CTTGTTTGTACCCCCGCGATGGCAGCCATTCTCTTGA
- the LOC125159345 gene encoding predicted GPI-anchored protein 58 isoform X8, translating to MRGESALDSNPGSATWTVTCRKMETPVPNLQPSSMVTKRSGGQGRQMENRCGSFLHLSAHGLPQGPPSVHPLFSSLPSWLKCIGLLLGAPTASHGSQMDEQMTGWTQNPRGLTHGRCLANAAPPLAPWRGGTRRAGHCYSSPGCSPDGKQKCPGVPWQSGQIPRGARWDRHGAQPPSRCDAHAPCPPPAAPGSHAAAAAAAPAPPAPRPLPARLPALLLALDRGGRTASQNAPPESGAQGPGPGPWGRPPQRAASAEVPREGCRSQEEAAGVWKCQASEEVRQEGRSLTARGLAPLLLTDEEAPVPDPSSCVGSPPAFPGVEWYVCVGSFSVRTLT from the exons ATGCGTGGGGAGTCAGCCCTGGAttccaatcctggctctgccacgtGGACGGTGACCTGTCGGAAAATGGAGACCCCGGTGCCCAACCTGCAGCCCAGCTCAATGGTCACGAAAAggtctggggggcaggggcggcaGATGGAAAACAGGTGTGGCTCTTTCCTTCATCTGTCTGCGCACGGACTTCCCCAAGGTCCCCCCTCAGTGCacccccttttctcctctttgcccTCCTGGCTTAAGTGCATTGGTCTCTTACTGGGTGCCCCCACAGCGTCCCATGGATCCcagatggatgaacagatgaCTGGATGGACTCAAAACCCCCGGGGTCTGACCCACGGGAGGTGCTTGGCCAATgccgcccctcccctggccccttgGCGGGGCGGGACACGGCGGGCCGGCCACTGCTACTCAAGTCCTGGATGCAGCCCAGATGGGAAGCAGAAGTGCCCCGGGGTGCCCTGGCAATCAGGCCAGATCCCCCGTGGGGCGCGCTGGGACCGGCACGGGGCCCAGCCGCCCTCCCGCTGCGACGCGCATGCTCCATGTCCCCCACCCGCCGCGCCTGGTTcccacgccgccgccgccgccgccgccccggccccgcccgctcCCCGCCCGCTCCCCGCCCGCCTCCCGGCCCTGCTCCTGGCTCTAGACAGAGGAGGACGGACAGCCTCGCAGAACGCGCCTCCTGAGAGCGGCGCCCAGGGACCAG gcccagggccctggggccgACCCCCCCAGCGGGCTGCAAGCGCTGAGGTCCCCAGGGAAGGCTGCCGGAGCCAGGAGGAGGCAGCCGGGGTCTGGAAGTGCCAGGCCTCAGAGGAAGTCCGCCAGGAAGGAAGAAGCCTGACTGCAAGAGGCCTGGCGCCACTCCTCCTCACAGATGAAGAAGCCCCAGTTCCTGATCCCAGTTCCTGTGTGGGGTCGCCTCCTGCCTTTCCTggg GTGGagtggtatgtgtgtgttgggagttTTTCTGTAAGGACCCTGACCTGA
- the LOC125159345 gene encoding uncharacterized protein LOC125159345 isoform X5: MRGESALDSNPGSATWTVTCRKMETPVPNLQPSSMVTKRSGGQGRQMENRCGSFLHLSAHGLPQGPPSVHPLFSSLPSWLKCIGLLLGAPTASHGSQMDEQMTGWTQNPRGLTHGRCLANAAPPLAPWRGGTRRAGHCYSSPGCSPDGKQKCPGVPWQSGQIPRGARWDRHGAQPPSRCDAHAPCPPPAAPGSHAAAAAAAPAPPAPRPLPARLPALLLALDRGGRTASQNAPPESGAQGPGGVVCVCWEFFCKDPDLRGKGVSSGASGDGWKVGVQGSCPHGKKGMRKRKPRLTGGGQDSLSGGPPPRCRYRLKTCPCTSSRQDGSFWTSVKGSSLQESVAGELPPFGVTGLLTSLQAKE; encoded by the exons ATGCGTGGGGAGTCAGCCCTGGAttccaatcctggctctgccacgtGGACGGTGACCTGTCGGAAAATGGAGACCCCGGTGCCCAACCTGCAGCCCAGCTCAATGGTCACGAAAAggtctggggggcaggggcggcaGATGGAAAACAGGTGTGGCTCTTTCCTTCATCTGTCTGCGCACGGACTTCCCCAAGGTCCCCCCTCAGTGCacccccttttctcctctttgcccTCCTGGCTTAAGTGCATTGGTCTCTTACTGGGTGCCCCCACAGCGTCCCATGGATCCcagatggatgaacagatgaCTGGATGGACTCAAAACCCCCGGGGTCTGACCCACGGGAGGTGCTTGGCCAATgccgcccctcccctggccccttgGCGGGGCGGGACACGGCGGGCCGGCCACTGCTACTCAAGTCCTGGATGCAGCCCAGATGGGAAGCAGAAGTGCCCCGGGGTGCCCTGGCAATCAGGCCAGATCCCCCGTGGGGCGCGCTGGGACCGGCACGGGGCCCAGCCGCCCTCCCGCTGCGACGCGCATGCTCCATGTCCCCCACCCGCCGCGCCTGGTTcccacgccgccgccgccgccgccgccccggccccgcccgctcCCCGCCCGCTCCCCGCCCGCCTCCCGGCCCTGCTCCTGGCTCTAGACAGAGGAGGACGGACAGCCTCGCAGAACGCGCCTCCTGAGAGCGGCGCCCAGGGACCAG GTGGagtggtatgtgtgtgttgggagttTTTCTGTAAGGACCCTGACCTGAGAGGAAAAGGGGTCAGCAGTGGAGCTTCCGGGGATGGCTGGAAAGTCGGGGTGCAGGGGTCCTGCCCCcatgggaagaaaggaatgagaaagaggAAGCCAAGGCTCACCGGAGGTGGGCAGGACTCCCTGTCTGGCGGCCCACCGCCCAG GTGCCGGTATCGTTTGAAGACGTGCCCGTGTActtcatcaagacaggatggaAGCTTCTGGACCTCAGTCAAAGGATCCTCTCTACAAGAGAGTGTTGCTGGAGAACTACCGCCATTTGGTGTCACTGG CCTCCTGACCTCCCTGCAGGCCAAGGAATAA
- the LOC125159345 gene encoding translation initiation factor IF-2-like isoform X3: protein MRGESALDSNPGSATWTVTCRKMETPVPNLQPSSMVTKRSGGQGRQMENRCGSFLHLSAHGLPQGPPSVHPLFSSLPSWLKCIGLLLGAPTASHGSQMDEQMTGWTQNPRGLTHGRCLANAAPPLAPWRGGTRRAGHCYSSPGCSPDGKQKCPGVPWQSGQIPRGARWDRHGAQPPSRCDAHAPCPPPAAPGSHAAAAAAAPAPPAPRPLPARLPALLLALDRGGRTASQNAPPESGAQGPGPGPWGRPPQRAASAEVPREGCRSQEEAAGVWKCQASEEVRQEGRSLTARGLAPLLLTDEEAPVPDPSSCVGSPPAFPGFTGSVHTIFSLRASRRKDISSHDPGPLSIQPMPGAGSCCRLRAAAQSPSRPPLPLTPLSFTPASHQGLRYA, encoded by the exons ATGCGTGGGGAGTCAGCCCTGGAttccaatcctggctctgccacgtGGACGGTGACCTGTCGGAAAATGGAGACCCCGGTGCCCAACCTGCAGCCCAGCTCAATGGTCACGAAAAggtctggggggcaggggcggcaGATGGAAAACAGGTGTGGCTCTTTCCTTCATCTGTCTGCGCACGGACTTCCCCAAGGTCCCCCCTCAGTGCacccccttttctcctctttgcccTCCTGGCTTAAGTGCATTGGTCTCTTACTGGGTGCCCCCACAGCGTCCCATGGATCCcagatggatgaacagatgaCTGGATGGACTCAAAACCCCCGGGGTCTGACCCACGGGAGGTGCTTGGCCAATgccgcccctcccctggccccttgGCGGGGCGGGACACGGCGGGCCGGCCACTGCTACTCAAGTCCTGGATGCAGCCCAGATGGGAAGCAGAAGTGCCCCGGGGTGCCCTGGCAATCAGGCCAGATCCCCCGTGGGGCGCGCTGGGACCGGCACGGGGCCCAGCCGCCCTCCCGCTGCGACGCGCATGCTCCATGTCCCCCACCCGCCGCGCCTGGTTcccacgccgccgccgccgccgccgccccggccccgcccgctcCCCGCCCGCTCCCCGCCCGCCTCCCGGCCCTGCTCCTGGCTCTAGACAGAGGAGGACGGACAGCCTCGCAGAACGCGCCTCCTGAGAGCGGCGCCCAGGGACCAG gcccagggccctggggccgACCCCCCCAGCGGGCTGCAAGCGCTGAGGTCCCCAGGGAAGGCTGCCGGAGCCAGGAGGAGGCAGCCGGGGTCTGGAAGTGCCAGGCCTCAGAGGAAGTCCGCCAGGAAGGAAGAAGCCTGACTGCAAGAGGCCTGGCGCCACTCCTCCTCACAGATGAAGAAGCCCCAGTTCCTGATCCCAGTTCCTGTGTGGGGTCGCCTCCTGCCTTTCCTggg TTTACAGGAAGCGTGCATACCATTTTCTCCCTACGTGCTTCAAGAAGGAAGGACATTTCCTCCCATGACCCAGGGCCGTTATCCATCCAACCCATGCCCGGCGCGGGCTCCTGCTGTCGTCTGAGAGCCGCTGCACAGTCACCCTCCAGGCCCCCACTGCCTTTGACTCCTCTTTCCTTCACGCCAGCATCTCATCAAGGACTTCGTTACGCTTGA
- the LOC125159345 gene encoding uncharacterized protein LOC125159345 isoform X2, whose translation MRGESALDSNPGSATWTVTCRKMETPVPNLQPSSMVTKRSGGQGRQMENRCGSFLHLSAHGLPQGPPSVHPLFSSLPSWLKCIGLLLGAPTASHGSQMDEQMTGWTQNPRGLTHGRCLANAAPPLAPWRGGTRRAGHCYSSPGCSPDGKQKCPGVPWQSGQIPRGARWDRHGAQPPSRCDAHAPCPPPAAPGSHAAAAAAAPAPPAPRPLPARLPALLLALDRGGRTASQNAPPESGAQGPGGVVCVCWEFFCKDPDLRGKGVSSGASGDGWKVGVQGSCPHGKKGMRKRKPRLTGGGQDSLSGGPPPRCRYRLKTCPCTSSRQDGSFWTSVKGSSLQESVAGELPPFGVTGPRNNTVILLAPITTYLGLRVPTWPPCIQSPCIQSPWRCPCCCSTS comes from the exons ATGCGTGGGGAGTCAGCCCTGGAttccaatcctggctctgccacgtGGACGGTGACCTGTCGGAAAATGGAGACCCCGGTGCCCAACCTGCAGCCCAGCTCAATGGTCACGAAAAggtctggggggcaggggcggcaGATGGAAAACAGGTGTGGCTCTTTCCTTCATCTGTCTGCGCACGGACTTCCCCAAGGTCCCCCCTCAGTGCacccccttttctcctctttgcccTCCTGGCTTAAGTGCATTGGTCTCTTACTGGGTGCCCCCACAGCGTCCCATGGATCCcagatggatgaacagatgaCTGGATGGACTCAAAACCCCCGGGGTCTGACCCACGGGAGGTGCTTGGCCAATgccgcccctcccctggccccttgGCGGGGCGGGACACGGCGGGCCGGCCACTGCTACTCAAGTCCTGGATGCAGCCCAGATGGGAAGCAGAAGTGCCCCGGGGTGCCCTGGCAATCAGGCCAGATCCCCCGTGGGGCGCGCTGGGACCGGCACGGGGCCCAGCCGCCCTCCCGCTGCGACGCGCATGCTCCATGTCCCCCACCCGCCGCGCCTGGTTcccacgccgccgccgccgccgccgccccggccccgcccgctcCCCGCCCGCTCCCCGCCCGCCTCCCGGCCCTGCTCCTGGCTCTAGACAGAGGAGGACGGACAGCCTCGCAGAACGCGCCTCCTGAGAGCGGCGCCCAGGGACCAG GTGGagtggtatgtgtgtgttgggagttTTTCTGTAAGGACCCTGACCTGAGAGGAAAAGGGGTCAGCAGTGGAGCTTCCGGGGATGGCTGGAAAGTCGGGGTGCAGGGGTCCTGCCCCcatgggaagaaaggaatgagaaagaggAAGCCAAGGCTCACCGGAGGTGGGCAGGACTCCCTGTCTGGCGGCCCACCGCCCAG GTGCCGGTATCGTTTGAAGACGTGCCCGTGTActtcatcaagacaggatggaAGCTTCTGGACCTCAGTCAAAGGATCCTCTCTACAAGAGAGTGTTGCTGGAGAACTACCGCCATTTGGTGTCACTGG GCCAAGGAATAACACCGTTATCCTGCTGGCCCCAATCACCACCTACTTGGGGCTCCGCGTGCCCACCTGGCCCCCATGCATCCAAAGTCCATGCATCCAGAGTCCATGGCGGTGCCCATGTTGCTGCTCAACCTCGTAG
- the LOC125159345 gene encoding uncharacterized protein LOC125159345 isoform X9: MDEQMTGWTQNPRGLTHGRCLANAAPPLAPWRGGTRRAGHCYSSPGCSPDGKQKCPGVPWQSGQIPRGARWDRHGAQPPSRCDAHAPCPPPAAPGSHAAAAAAAPAPPAPRPLPARLPALLLALDRGGRTASQNAPPESGAQGPGGVVCVCWEFFCKDPDLRGKGVSSGASGDGWKVGVQGSCPHGKKGMRKRKPRLTGGGQDSLSGGPPPRCRYRLKTCPCTSSRQDGSFWTSVKGSSLQESVAGELPPFGVTGLHCTEFTSFCSLSQARPRGPGEEERLVLQPESIQKGAGVPPPPLQLTATHCDSLRLTAIHCLRGCRGPVSSISSLQI; this comes from the exons atggatgaacagatgaCTGGATGGACTCAAAACCCCCGGGGTCTGACCCACGGGAGGTGCTTGGCCAATgccgcccctcccctggccccttgGCGGGGCGGGACACGGCGGGCCGGCCACTGCTACTCAAGTCCTGGATGCAGCCCAGATGGGAAGCAGAAGTGCCCCGGGGTGCCCTGGCAATCAGGCCAGATCCCCCGTGGGGCGCGCTGGGACCGGCACGGGGCCCAGCCGCCCTCCCGCTGCGACGCGCATGCTCCATGTCCCCCACCCGCCGCGCCTGGTTcccacgccgccgccgccgccgccgccccggccccgcccgctcCCCGCCCGCTCCCCGCCCGCCTCCCGGCCCTGCTCCTGGCTCTAGACAGAGGAGGACGGACAGCCTCGCAGAACGCGCCTCCTGAGAGCGGCGCCCAGGGACCAG GTGGagtggtatgtgtgtgttgggagttTTTCTGTAAGGACCCTGACCTGAGAGGAAAAGGGGTCAGCAGTGGAGCTTCCGGGGATGGCTGGAAAGTCGGGGTGCAGGGGTCCTGCCCCcatgggaagaaaggaatgagaaagaggAAGCCAAGGCTCACCGGAGGTGGGCAGGACTCCCTGTCTGGCGGCCCACCGCCCAG GTGCCGGTATCGTTTGAAGACGTGCCCGTGTActtcatcaagacaggatggaAGCTTCTGGACCTCAGTCAAAGGATCCTCTCTACAAGAGAGTGTTGCTGGAGAACTACCGCCATTTGGTGTCACTGG gcTGCACTGTACAGAGTTTACCAGTTTCTGTTCCTTGAGCCAAGCCAGGCCAAGAGGCCCAGGAGAAGAAGAGCGTTTGGTTTTGCAGCCTGAATCAATCCAGAAAGGAGctggggtgcccccccccccgctgcaaCTCACTGCAACTCACTGCGACTCACTGCGACTCACTGCGATCCACTGCCTGCGGGGCTGCAGGGGGCCTGtttcctccatttcttctctcCAGATTTAA
- the LOC125159345 gene encoding uncharacterized protein LOC125159345 isoform X4: protein MAAILLKAGPKVPVSFEDVPVYFIKTGWKLLDLSQRILSTRECCWRTTAIWCHWPPDLPAGQGITPLSCWPQSPPTWGSACPPGPHASKVHASRVHGGAHVAAQPRRPAGGGGRGAGGQLRGAGGLVRPEDPAACSGWGRVRGTGGGCWPPGRVSGGWGAGDPRSPPPAAPPWLTPHHRHPSWAPMVPFTDGETRRPGKRRTLHPGEGRGPRRAPEGGAKGRREGVGAPGVLEGAGDPARSKSFQASVCSRTATLVVVAGYPAWRWSDLAGAWRMNFRKVWEMHLANCHYQGVNFSNSRRIWNSVSECYCYYNFVVHFHPPTVRVGLPRQGPWSQLPAPVSRVPAPCALRLYNGSCMMPNAFQAAHWTSEEKFQ, encoded by the exons ATGGCAGCCATTCTCTTGAAGGCCGGACCCAAG GTGCCGGTATCGTTTGAAGACGTGCCCGTGTActtcatcaagacaggatggaAGCTTCTGGACCTCAGTCAAAGGATCCTCTCTACAAGAGAGTGTTGCTGGAGAACTACCGCCATTTGGTGTCACTGG CCTCCTGACCTCCCTGCAGGCCAAGGAATAACACCGTTATCCTGCTGGCCCCAATCACCACCTACTTGGGGCTCCGCGTGCCCACCTGGCCCCCATGCATCCAAAGTCCATGCATCCAGAGTCCATGGCGGTGCCCATGTTGCTGCTCAACCTCGTAGACCAGCTGGGGGAGGCGGACGAGGAGCTGGCGGGCAACTACGCGGAGCTGGGGGACTGGTGCGCCCAGAGGATCCTGCAGCATGTTCAGGTTGGGGACGTGTCCGGGGGACGGGAGGCGGATGCTGGCCACCAGGACGGGTCTCGGGGGGCTGGGGAGCGGGGgacccccgctccccaccccctgcagcaCCTCCTTGGCTCACGCCCCACCACCGCCACCCCAGCTGGGCGCCGATGGTCCCCTTTACGGATGGGGAGACACGGAGGCCGGGGAAGCGCAGGACCCTACACCCTGGGGAAGGACGAGGGCCCAGGAGAGCTCCGGAgggaggggccaagggcaggagggagggtgtCGGAGCCCCTGGCGTGTTAGAGGGAGCAGGAGACCCGGCCAGATCCAAGTCTTTCCAGGCCTCTGTGTGTTCCAGGACAGCCACTTTGGTGGTGGTAGCAGGATATCCTGCTTGGAGATGGTCGGACTTGGCAGGTGCCTGGAGGATGAACTTCAGAAAGGTGTGGGAGATGCATTTGGCCAACTGTCACTATCAGGGAGTGAACTTCTCAAATTCAAGAAGAATTTGGAACTCTGTCTCCGAATGCTACTGTTATTATAATTTTGTCGTCCACTTTCACCCTCCGACTGTCAGGGTCGGCCTTCCTCGACAGGGGCCATGGTCTCAGCTGCCGGCACCTGTTTCTCGGGTTCCCGCGCCATGTGCTCTCAGGCTTTACAACGGCAGCTGCATGATGCCTAACGCTTTTCAAGCAGCCCACTGGACTTCGGAAGAAAAGTTTCAGTAG